A region of the Anolis carolinensis isolate JA03-04 chromosome 1, rAnoCar3.1.pri, whole genome shotgun sequence genome:
TTGCATTTCAGGGTTTTTGTCCCCCCAAAGGAACTCAAGGTGCAGGCCAGCACTGGGACCCGTTGTTGCAGAAGGGCATCATCTCCTGTAGGTATGAAAAGCTTAAAAACAACTAAATGCTAACCAGTACCCAATTCCTCCATGCCCCACAGACAGCAACTAAATTGGGTACTGGTTGGCatggcttagagcagtggttctcaacctgtgggtccccaggtgttttggcctacaactcccagaaatcccagccagtttaccagctgttaagaccactgagaaccactggcttagagagtaagcttgccaaaaaaaaaaaaacctgggtcttTTTTCTGTATGAGAGAGGTATTAAGATTTTGGGTGGCACAGTTCTTGTGATCTGGTTACTGGGAAATGGTGACATAACAAATTCAATCTCCAGGTAGCAGGGCAGCTTTGCCTGGGAGTAGATGGGGTGTCAATGCAAGAGAACTCATACATCATATTAGTTTTGTTTAATTCCCAGTTTTTTGTTCCTGACAGGACAGTGGAAACTTTTTGCATTTGGATCTCTTTGAGAGATGGTCTTGTTTCCCAGTATTAACCATGCCGGGAAAACTGACCCATTAAAGAGActtggtgagacaacaggaagtcagaggaaatctaccccaggaagcagaggcggtccaaccataaggcgaaataggcatttgcctgtggcgccatcgtcccgggggcaccaacgtcctgggaggagggcaccactctccacctccttctctttcgggccttccagcggcaacttacagacccaccttcgcaccacgcaagcccacctttggggccttcagagattgtgaggtctgtaggaacttggaagctaggtatgtggggtttatatatttgtagaaggtccagggtgggagaaagaacttttctttgaagcaggtgtgaatgttgtaattaatcaccttgattagcatttaatggccctgtggcttcaaggcctggcttcttcttgcctgggagaatctttttttgggaggagttagctgtccctgattgtttactgtctggatttcttctgttttcagagtgttgttctttatttattgtcctgattttagaggtttttttttttttaatactgagggctatctgggttatctaagtccacactgccctatatccctgttcaatgtttagtgctaaatttgcaaatatagtaattcctacataacattaccatgtattgaactgctttttctattgatttgttgtaaaacatgatgttttggtgcttaatttttaaaatcataatgtaatttgatgttttataggcttttcctttatacttccttattatccaacattttcgcttatccaatgcttttatttttcagtgattggtttgggggggcgccaaaattctgttcgcctacacttgaaaaatacctagggccggctctgccaggAAGAGAAATtcgctcctgaaagagttatcatggggaaaagatgttttcaatcaagctttatcaccaatccttgtttccatgacaaaccaaaattttcaaaacccaattctcacagggacagaaaatgaggcaaaatcttctgaacaggcacacagatagcaaaacaaatgttacaggagtgttatcccttccctatgctatccaaaactatatacagtagagtctcacttatccaacattcgcttatccaatgttctggattatccaacacatttttgtagtcaatgttttcaatacatcgtgatattttggtgctaaatttgtaaatacagtaattactacgtagcattactgcgtattgaactatttttctgtcaaatttgttgtataacatgatgttttggtgcttaatttgtaaaattataatctaatttggtgtttaataggcttccccttaatctctccttattatccaacatatttgcttatccaacgttctgccagcccatttatgttgaataagtgagactctactgtatgtgtgtgtgtatatatatgtatgtgtgtgtgtgtgtatgtgtctatatatatatatatatatatatatatatatatatatatatatatagctggaggtataataaaaatgtacctgttccaacttacatacaaattcaacttaagaacaaacttacagaacaaatcttgtttgtaacctggagACTGCCTCTTTTAGAAAGAGGATGGCAAAAAGAGGATTGAGCTAAATAAAGTTGACAAAAGACGGAGAGTCACTGAGGAGCTCCGGGAAAAGGAATGAACATTTGTGCCCAAAGGATCTACTTCAATAATGCTTTAATAAGCATATATGAGGCAAACATGCTTCTTAATGGCCAACATGCTTCTTAATGAAAAAGAACACCAGTGCTTTCACTATATAGATGATGTGGATGAAGATGAAGCAGTAGAGGAACAAGGTAAGATGATCCTGAAGCATGAGGAGGTGATCACCTCTCCCAGAAGGCTGCAGAGAGACAGAAATAAAACCGAGTGATTTAATATAGTTGTATTTGGAAGATTTGAATTACATTAATCATCTGGCAGTCAGTACTCTAATGAGGTAACACAGAGCTTGGACCACACTATCTACTTTTATTCAGAGAGGTTTTGTTCTGATTCGTTTTAATATCAATTTAAGGTGCATCCAGGCAGCCCCTTAAAAGCAGGAGCTTCCTCAGCTTCACATGGGGCATCCAAACGACACCCCACATAAAAATGAATGCCTTTGGCACAatgcaggaaaaccctgctttgtgcaaaattaatttgatactggaAAGACCCGTGTTTTCCTGAAAGATCCAGGTCAAATCCAGTATGGTTGCTGTCTGTGGGTCTTCTGAGGGGACTGTCCACACAGCCCTCTCGTGTTTTCCAGGCTGATCAGCCTAGAAAACACAAAAGGGCTCTAACTCCATCCCCCAAACCCCTtaaaaacagggggggggggagtaaaataACTAACCTGGCTGCCGTTAAACTGCTGCCGgagtagaaatgacatgccaagaGAGCTCCGGGAGCAGTTTGATGGtggccgggtaagttattttacttccCCCCCCTGGTTTTAAGGGGGTTTGGGGAAGGGATGTGAGTGTCGCCCTGTCCTTCCGGAAGGTTCCAGGAAGTCATATGGAcaccacccccctcccccctgaaaAGCATGCACTTTCTGGGGCGTTTGCAGACTTAAACCTGGGtgcaattgcatttttaaaacacgATTGTTCCTGCGTTAAAGGGTTGTGTGGATCCACCCTTGGAAAGTGAGTAGATGCGTCCACTCTTCCTGTACTTGCTGGCCATTCAAATGGCTTCTTTTCTGTCTGGTTCTGGCTCTGGTTCTCCCTCCAGATTTGCTGGACTGAAGCCCTCACCATTTCAGCTAATATATAATTGGTCTGGAGAATCTTGGACAGTAGAGATTTATCTAAAAACTGCAGGAAAGGCGCTTCCTTCTCTTCTCATTCGAAACAAACTCTTTACCGGTGTTGATGTGACATCTTTCTCAAAATAGTTTCTCTATGTTTAGTATGccccgatggcgcaatgggttaaacccttgtgctggcaggactgctgatcgaaaggtcggcagttcgaattcaggggaaatgagtgagctccctctgtcacctccagttcatgagagaagcctcccccaaggatggtaaaacatcaaacatttgcgtgtcccctgggcaaagtccttgcatatggccaattctctcatatcagaagtgacttgcagtttctcaagttggctcctgacatgaaaaaaagtaggtttagaaaagttatatttttagACAACTCCAGAATCCCCAATGGGCATGCATTTTTAAAGAGATATTGAGAGTTCTAGTCCATAAAATATAACACTTCCTGGTTCTGATATGATGGTCAttgtatccatcaaaggattctGGTTTTGATGGGGATGCCAATATTGTCAGAGGTATGTTCTCTGTTTCTTTGCAAACTTTTTTTCTGAAGTTCccattaaaacaaatgaaaatgggTTTCAGTTCAACATAAAGCCATAaacacaatgatgatgataatttcctTTCTGCCTTCCCCAGAGTGTCCCCCATCTTTGTCTGCCAGTTCTTACCTGTGTTGCTTTGGCCAGCAAGCGCATCTCTTCCATATTCTCTTTGTGTTGCCTTTTCTTCTCCCTATCTTTATAGTAGTATCTGATCATGATGAGTTTTATTTTGAGACGCATCTTCTTCAATTGGAGTTCCAAAGTGTTATGGCCCTTCTTTTTGCTGGGGCGCTGTTTTGTGGCCCAGCTATCCATCTTGTAACACAAGAAAGGACACAAATACAAGATACTGTATATCAGAAACATTTAGTGATATTATTCTTTTTAAGTGAAGCACCTTCTCCATAGGCAAGACtccatggggtgcatctacattctaGAATGAGtgtagttt
Encoded here:
- the LOC134296396 gene encoding transmembrane protein 247-like; translation: MDSWATKQRPSKKKGHNTLELQLKKMRLKIKLIMIRYYYKDREKKRQHKENMEEMRLLAKATQPSGRGDHLLMLQDHLTLFLYCFIFIHIIYIVKALVFFFIKKHVGH